A window of Bos taurus isolate L1 Dominette 01449 registration number 42190680 breed Hereford chromosome 19, ARS-UCD2.0, whole genome shotgun sequence contains these coding sequences:
- the C19H17orf75 gene encoding protein Njmu-R1 isoform X2 translates to MLPSLQESLDGDEKELESSEEGGSAEEPSSHYCLYSYRGSRLAQQRADSDDGSPGGTNAESPSGDDFSLSLVDTNLPSEVEPELRSFIAKRLSKGAVFEGLGNVAAVELRIPGYRVGCYYCLFQQEKLLPQTASTDSEQKSSEYVVCFLGGSEKGLELFRLELDKYIQGLKNNMNCEESGGENHIQSYLSSWFADVVCPIQRVVHLFQEKLTFLLHAALSYTPVEVKGSDEKTKRDIHRFLSVASLQGLIHEGTMTSLCMAMTEEQQKSVIIDCSSSQPQFHNAGSNRFCEDWMQAFMNGAEGGNPFLFRQVLENFKLKVFAKSL, encoded by the exons ATGCTCCCCTCCTTGCAGGAATCGCTGGATGGGGATGAAAAGGAGCTAGAGAGCAGCGAAGAGGGCGGCTCCGCCGAGGAGCCCAGCAGCCACTACTGTCTCTACAGCTACCGCGGAAGCAG ATTGGCACAGCAGCGAGCGGACAGCGATGATGGAAGCCCAGGTGGCACAAATGCAGAAAGTCCCTCTGGTGATGATTTCAG CCTCTCCTTAGTGGATACTAATCTACCATCTGAAGTGGAGCCAGAGCTACGCAGTTTCATCGCGAAGCGTCTTTCTAAGGGAGCAGTCTTTGAAGGGCTGGGTAATGTTGCAGCTGTAGAGCTGAG aattCCAGGTTACCGAGTCGGTTGTTATTACTGCCTTTTCCAGCAAGAAAAACTGCTTCCCCAAACAGCATCAACGGACTCTGAGCAGAAGTCTTCAGAGTATGTGGTCTGTTTTTTAGGAGGGTCTGAAAAAGGACTTGAGCT TTTCAGGCTTGAATTggacaaatacattcaagggctGAAAAATAACATGAACTGTGAG GAAAGTGGTGGGGAGAACCACATCCAGTCTTACCTGAGCAGCTGGTTTGCAGATGTTGTTTGCCCCATCCAAAGGGTGGTCCATCTCTTTCAGGAGAAGCTCACCTTTCTGCTACATGCT GCTCTGAGTTATACTCCTGTTGAGGTTAAAGGATCAGatgaaaaaacaaagagagaCATTCACAG GTTTCTGAGCGTGGCTAGTCTCCAAGGCCTTATTCACGAAGGCACCATGACATCCTTGTGCATGGCCATGACGGAGGAGCAGCAGAAGTCTGTGATCATCGACTGCAGCAGCTCCCAGCCTCAGTTCCACAATGCAG ggaGCAACCGGTTTTGTGAGGATTGGATGCAGGCTTTTATGAATGGTGCTGAAGGAGGTAACCCTTTTCTTTTTCGACAAGTCCTGGAGAACTTTAAACTAAAG GTATTTGCCAAGAGcctataa
- the C19H17orf75 gene encoding protein Njmu-R1 isoform X1 gives MLPSLQESLDGDEKELESSEEGGSAEEPSSHYCLYSYRGSRLAQQRADSDDGSPGGTNAESPSGDDFSLSLVDTNLPSEVEPELRSFIAKRLSKGAVFEGLGNVAAVELRIPGYRVGCYYCLFQQEKLLPQTASTDSEQKSSEYVVCFLGGSEKGLELFRLELDKYIQGLKNNMNCEESGGENHIQSYLSSWFADVVCPIQRVVHLFQEKLTFLLHAALSYTPVEVKGSDEKTKRDIHRFLSVASLQGLIHEGTMTSLCMAMTEEQQKSVIIDCSSSQPQFHNAGSNRFCEDWMQAFMNGAEGGNPFLFRQVLENFKLKAIQDTNNLKRFIRQAEMNHYALFKCYMFLKNCGSGDILLKIVKVEHEEMPEAKNVVAVLEEFMKEAAAQSF, from the exons ATGCTCCCCTCCTTGCAGGAATCGCTGGATGGGGATGAAAAGGAGCTAGAGAGCAGCGAAGAGGGCGGCTCCGCCGAGGAGCCCAGCAGCCACTACTGTCTCTACAGCTACCGCGGAAGCAG ATTGGCACAGCAGCGAGCGGACAGCGATGATGGAAGCCCAGGTGGCACAAATGCAGAAAGTCCCTCTGGTGATGATTTCAG CCTCTCCTTAGTGGATACTAATCTACCATCTGAAGTGGAGCCAGAGCTACGCAGTTTCATCGCGAAGCGTCTTTCTAAGGGAGCAGTCTTTGAAGGGCTGGGTAATGTTGCAGCTGTAGAGCTGAG aattCCAGGTTACCGAGTCGGTTGTTATTACTGCCTTTTCCAGCAAGAAAAACTGCTTCCCCAAACAGCATCAACGGACTCTGAGCAGAAGTCTTCAGAGTATGTGGTCTGTTTTTTAGGAGGGTCTGAAAAAGGACTTGAGCT TTTCAGGCTTGAATTggacaaatacattcaagggctGAAAAATAACATGAACTGTGAG GAAAGTGGTGGGGAGAACCACATCCAGTCTTACCTGAGCAGCTGGTTTGCAGATGTTGTTTGCCCCATCCAAAGGGTGGTCCATCTCTTTCAGGAGAAGCTCACCTTTCTGCTACATGCT GCTCTGAGTTATACTCCTGTTGAGGTTAAAGGATCAGatgaaaaaacaaagagagaCATTCACAG GTTTCTGAGCGTGGCTAGTCTCCAAGGCCTTATTCACGAAGGCACCATGACATCCTTGTGCATGGCCATGACGGAGGAGCAGCAGAAGTCTGTGATCATCGACTGCAGCAGCTCCCAGCCTCAGTTCCACAATGCAG ggaGCAACCGGTTTTGTGAGGATTGGATGCAGGCTTTTATGAATGGTGCTGAAGGAGGTAACCCTTTTCTTTTTCGACAAGTCCTGGAGAACTTTAAACTAAAG GCCATACAAGACACAAATAATTTGAAGAGATTTATCCGGCAGGCAGAAATGAATCATTATGCTTTGTTTAAATGTTACATGTTCCTAAAGAACTGTGGTAGTGGAGATATCCTTTTGAAGATTGTTAAAGTGGAACACGAAGAAATGCCTGAAGCCAAAAATGTGGTAGCTGTCCTCGAGGAATTTATGAAAGAAGCTGCTGCCCAGAGTTTTTGA